In the Bacillus sp. HSf4 genome, GTTGAACCTGTCACGCTCCTCCCAGAACAGACCGTGACCGCTATAATGAAACGGGATAAGCTGTGAGTTTCTTATGTTTTGATTCAGTTGTTGAGCTTGTGAAAATGGAATCACTTTATCGTGTATGCCGTGAACGATTAAAGTGGGAGCTGATATTTTGGAAAGGTCGGTATACAGATTCTCGTCCCGCAGAAGATTGATGACAGCCTCGGTCGACCAGCCCGCCGCCTCCAGACCCAACCTGAAAAACCAGTCAGAAAACGGTTCTGTTATATACTGAAAGAAAAAGGTTTCGGTTATGCCCCGCATCATCTTAGGCCGGTCGTGCGCCGCTTCCTTAAGCAATCGATCGGCAGTCTCTGCTGTAAAACCTATAGGAGCCGCAGCGTCGATCAGAACAAGCTTTGATACTCCTTCACCGCTGTATCGGGACATATAGCGGATCGCGATGGCGCCGCCAGTAGAAT is a window encoding:
- a CDS encoding alpha/beta hydrolase, which translates into the protein MGYFVNAEPGVKLYAEDLNPKGGKTIVFLHGWPLSHKQFEYQFKVLPRMGYRCIGIDWRGFGQSDKPFDGYHYNRLADDIHAVIRSLRLDRFILVGHSTGGAIAIRYMSRYSGEGVSKLVLIDAAAPIGFTAETADRLLKEAAHDRPKMMRGITETFFFQYITEPFSDWFFRLGLEAAGWSTEAVINLLRDENLYTDLSKISAPTLIVHGIHDKVIPFSQAQQLNQNIRNSQLIPFHYSGHGLFWEERDRFNRILSQFIDLPRRSGIQSQENGAGSRNGWELV